One Gossypium hirsutum isolate 1008001.06 chromosome A11, Gossypium_hirsutum_v2.1, whole genome shotgun sequence genomic window carries:
- the LOC107942064 gene encoding BTB/POZ and TAZ domain-containing protein 4, producing MGKMEECITKQTCRGANKVFPAPPPLPGPAKNCRRKGSLMKNGSAIRGNNCAATATRALWDRLFDGGYKTDVIIKTDNGGIICAHSNIVGMASPVLRGMLKQAKGFGHRRPISIHIHGVPQDAVRAFIRFLYSSSYEKEEMKEFVLPLLVMSHTYVVPQLKRACEQQLEHGLLTIENVVDAFQLSLLCDAPRLTLITHRMIIMTCKAVRETEGWKAMKKSNPALEKELLESMMDEEHGRDIMMQKEKNRKSNEQRIYLQLCEAMEALVHIFRDGCRTIGPHDKDLKEHQTPCDYGDCCKGLELLVRHFASCKLRVPGGCIHCKRMWQLLELHSRLCTDSNSCRVPLCRNLKEKIRKQSKKDEIKWKLLVKRILRTKRIGGAPIFVSSNYNSSP from the exons ATGGGGAAGATGGAAGAATGTATTACAAAGCAAACTTGTCGAGGTGCCAATAAGGTTTTTCCAGCGCCACCTCCATTACCTGGTCCAGCTAAAAATTGTAGGCGGAAGGGGTCACTAATGAAGAATGGGTCAGCCATAAGAGGAAACAATTGTGCCGCGACAGCAACCAGGGCTTTGTGGGATAGGCTCTTTGATGGAGGCTATAAAACTGATGTTATCATTAAAACTGATAATGGTGGCATTATCTGTGCGCATTCTAATATTGTT GGCATGGCTTCTCCTGTACTAAGAGGCATGTTGAAACAAGCAAAAGGATTTGGTCACAGAAGACCAATTTCAATCCACATCCATGGTGTTCCACAAGATGCAGTTCGGGCTTTCATTCGATTCTTGTACTCTTCCAG TTATGAGAAAGAAGAAATGAAGGAATTTGTGTTGCCATTGTTGGTGATGTCACACACATATGTTGTTCCTCAGCTGAAGCGAGCTTGTGAACAGCAACTTGAGCATGGCTTGCTTACTATAGAAAATGTAGTTGATGCCTTCCAGCTTTCATTACTGTGTGATGCGCCTCGACTAACGCTGATCACTCACCGTATGATCATAATGACCTGCAAGGCCGTTCGCGAAACTGAAGGGTGGAAAGCAATGAAGAAGAGCAATCCAGCACTTGAAAAAGAACTTCTTGAATCCATGATGGATGAAGAACATGGGAGGGATATCATG ATGCAAAAGGAGAAAAACAGGAAATCAAATGAGCAGAGGATCTACCTTCAATTATGTGAAGCAATGGAGGCTCTTGTTCACATATTCAGAGATGGTTGCAGGACAATTGGACCACATGATAAGGATTTGAAAGAACACCAAACACCATGCGATTATGGAGACTGTTGCAAAGGGTTAGAATTGCTTGTTCGCCATTTTGCTAGTTGCAAGTTGAGAGTCCCTGGCGGCTGCATTCATTGCAAAAGAATGTGGCAGCTACTGGAGTTACATTCCCGTCTCTGCACTGATTCAAATTCGTGCCGAGTTCCTTTGTGCAG GAACCTCAAGGAGAAGATCAGGAAACAAAGCAAGAAGGACGAAATCAAGTGGAAATTACTTGTGAAAAGGATattaagaacaaagagaattggaggTGCACCAATTTTTGTGTCCTCTAATTACAACTCTTCACCATAA